In Desulfosoma sp., the sequence CGACAACAACACCACCAGCGTCCAGAACAGTTTTCTCATGGTTGTGTCCTCCCTGGAAAAAGTTGCTTGCCAAATCCACGCTGTGCCGGAGAATTTCCGTGACATCTCCCTCTAAGGGGTGGGACTTCCTCCGGTGTTGCGGAAATTCCGCGCATAGGACGTTTTTCCATCTCCTGATTTCGGCACGACAGCCCGAAGCGTCCTGTTCTCGTGTTCCGTCGCCGGACGCCAGCGGACCGAGACGAAAATACAGAAAACAGTGCGACGCATTCCGTCATTCTCCCAGTTTTGGTTCCGCGTTTTGAATGTGCGGCCAGGCCGCCCACAACTCTCGCGTGTTTGTCGAAGCGCTGTCGCAGGGTTTCCTGAGAAGGGACCTTTTGGATGTCCAGAGCCTCTTTGAACCAGTCATCGCCGACAACCCCCTCGGCGGCTTCAAAGTCGCTCTTCCCCATACACAAAAGCCCCACATACGTCTTGACCACATCCGCATGAGAGATCACCGGCCGTCCCGGAACTTCCTTTTCCAACCGTTGGCAGAGGTCCGTACTGTGGTTGATCAAATGGCCCACAAGAAGCAGGCCCCAGTGCCCGCTAGAGAAGGCCTTCAAAGATTGTTCAATCTCGATTCTTTTCATGAGGGCACCTGCCGGGTGAAATTGTGACAGGAGACCCTATAGTACAAAAGCAAATGAAATTCAATACGATACATCCGGCATGATACTTGCGCGTATAGACACAAGCTCACGGATTAAGGTTCCTTTGATTTAGATGTGGCCGTTGGACAAAACGTTCCAGACAAACAGATTCCTTTCTCTTCAAGGTCTCCATGGCCGCGAGAAATCTTCTCCCAAGCTTTTGAACGAGTTTAACCCTTGCAAAAAGATTGGTTCCAGAAAAAGACGGCCGTGCTGAGGAAGTTCTTTGAAGTGATAGTGGATTCCCTTGTAGGAGAAAGCCAAAGCGTAGGCGTGCAGGTAGGTTCGATCGACATTCTGGAAGCGGGATTTTGCGTTTGCGTAGAGAGGGTCCCCTAAAATGGGAGACCCCAAGCATTTCATAGCAACGCGCACCTGATGTGTTTTCCCGGTTTCGGGAAACAAGGCGAAAAGGCGTAGTCCCGGAGCTATGGAGCGGCTGACAAATCGAGTGATGGCGGGTGCCTTTCGTGAAAGAGAGATTTTCCATTGGCCGTTTCGAGTGCGAGCCATGTCTCCGATGATAACCCCTTGTTTCTTATGAGGTTTACGATCGGAAAGGGCCAGATAGCATTTTCGAATGGTGTGCTCACGAAACAGGGCCGTCAGTACGCGGGCGGCTTCAGGGTTCTTGGCCAGGAGCCATAAACCCGATGTCACCTTGTCCAGGCGATGCACCGGAATCAAGCCGGTCCAACCGGTCCGTCGCCGTAGGAGGGTGAGTACTCCATCGTTTTCAGCGTCCCTGGTGACGGCATAATCCGGCGGTTTGTGGACCACCAAAAAATCTTCATGCTCACACACAATGGGGACGTGAGGTTCTTCGAGCCTGAGATCACACACGGCTTGCTCCCGTAAGGATAATAGGCAAAGAGTTTGCTCAGGCAATCCTTTTAAGAAACATCCAAAGAACCATGCCCAATTGGTGACGGTCATCGACTTAGACCGAATCGGCAACTTGAACTCTTTACATATGGCCTATCTTTCCTGTAAATGCAAAAACATGATCCACGATAGGGCTGTGCATGGCTTGTTCAAGGTAATTTACGTGTCTTTGACCGGGGCCGTAAAGGGTGAATCGGCATGAAGTCACACGGAAACGCCACAGCTCTTCTTGCCACGCTTTTCTGCTTGCTCTTCATCTTTTCAGGAATGGGAACATCCTCGGACCCTTCGGTTTCCCTAACACATGCTGCTGAAACTCCAGTGGAAGCTCCTGTTGGCAGCTTAGCTCATGCCCTGCAAACGGCTTTGGCTCGACATCCAAAAGCGTCTCTCGCCACCTCGGGAACTCAGGCCGCTACAGCCGGCTACGAAGCGGCTCGAGCCGGATATTTTCCTAAGATCAGCCTTTCCCACAAAATTCTAAAAAGCAATAATCCTGTCTTTGTTTTCGGTTCCCTTTTGGAACAGGCGCGCTTTGGTGTTCAGCATTTCGACCCTGCCTTTTTGAACGATCCTGATCCCATGACCAACAGACGCTCCGAAGTTTTTGCCACGATGCCCGTGTTCGATCAGCTTTACACGGCCACTCGAGTGGCTGAAGGTCAAGGAGCACAAAACAAAGCCCGCCTTTTGGAGGATTGGGTAAAACAGGAAATTTTCCTAGGGGTTGTTCGAGGCTATTACGGTGTCATTGTGGCTCGGGATCGGGTTCGTGTGGCCGAAGATGCGGTCCGAGAAGCCGAAGCCCAGGTGCGACGTATTCAAAGTTTTTACGAAAATGGGCAGGTGGTGCGTTCGGATCTTTTGGCTGCTCAAGTGCAGCAGTTGGAATTTTCTCAACAACTGGTTGACGCTCAAGGCCGGTACCACACAGCTCAGGAGGCTTTTCAAACGGCCTTAGGGCGTCCTACGCCACCTTACCCTGAACCGATATGCGATATTCCCAGCCTTCTGATGCCATTGGATTCACTTGAAAAATATACGGCGGAGGCTCTGGCTCATCGGCCTGATGTGGCTATGGTCCGCGAAGATCTTCAGGTGGCTCAACGGCGGCTTCGAGAAGCCCGGGCGCGTTTCCTGCCCAGGTTGGACGCTTTCTCTTCCTATGGTGTGAGCGGGCGTGATTGGGAAAGCGGTAGTTCAGATTACACGTTAGGTCTCAGCCTCAGTTGGGATCTTTACGACGGACGACGCATTCCAGGAATCGCTCAGGCTCGAGCCCTCCTGGCCGGCGCAGAAGCCCAGCTGCAGGAAGCCGAAGATCAAGTCCGTCTTCAGGTTGTGGAAGCCTATGAAGGTTTTCTAGGGGCCCGAGAACGCCTGAAAATGTCTCAAAAAGCCGTTGAGCAAGCCAGGGAAGCCCTTCGGATTGTCAAGGACCGGTACACGGAAGGACTGACGACCATCACGGAAGTTTTAAGGGCCGATACGGCCTATCGCAGGGCTCAGTGGATGGAACTGGAGGCTCGTTATGATCACGTCATTCGGTATGCCGAGCTTTTGTTCCGCACCGGAAGGCTTCGAGAGACTGCTCCCTTTGAAGGATGATGGCCCATGAGCGTGGTTGATCGGCAACGATTATTTACGGCGTTTTCAGGAAAGTTCAAAACCGTGCTGGCTTTCTGGGTGACCTGTGCGGTGATGCTTCCAGCCTGTCAGGATAAACCTTCACCCAAGGTTTCCTCTTCCGAACCCGTTCGGCTTTCCGTAATGACAGTAAAGCAGGAAAAAATTCCGAGCACGGTGGAATTATCCGGCACTGTTCGAGCGGCGCATGTGAGTGTGCTGTCTTCCAAGGTGTTCGGGCGCATTTTATCCATCGAGGCGCGTGAAGGGGATCGTGTTCGTAAGGGACAGGTGCTGGTTCGCATTGATGATCGAGAAACCAGGGCAGGCGTCGAGCAGGCGCAAGCTTCCCTCCGCCAAGCTCAGTACGCTTTGGAGGAAGCGGAAAAAGCTTTAAGAATGGCGCAGGCCGAAGCCAAAGCTGCAGAAGCTCGGCGCCAGGTGGCTCAAGCCACCTTTCAAAGGTTTCAGGCCCTGTTGGTTCGGGAATCGGTGAGCCGTCAGGAATTCGATGAAATTAAAGCTAGGCATGAGTCTGCCGCGGCGGATGCGGAACGTGCCCGCCAAGCGGTTCACGCCATGCAGGCCAAAAGAGAACAGGCATTTTCGGCGCTTCGCGCCGCCAAAGCCGGTTTGGAAGCCGCGCAGGCCCTTTGGGGATATGCCCAAGTCACAGCCCCTATGGATGCCTTGGTAACGTTGAAACACGCCGATGTCGGCCATATGGCGACGCCCGGCCTACCCCTGTTAACGGTGGAAGATTTTTCGTCTTATCGTTTAGAAGTTCCAGTTCCTGAAGAAATCCTTGCCATCGTGCACATCGGGGACATTGTTCCAGTCTTAACGGAACTGTTCCAGGGTCCTGTGCAAGGGACCGTGGTGGAAGTTTTTCCGTCCGTGGATCCTCAGAGTCGATCCGGAATAGTTA encodes:
- a CDS encoding TIGR01621 family pseudouridine synthase gives rise to the protein MCDLRLEEPHVPIVCEHEDFLVVHKPPDYAVTRDAENDGVLTLLRRRTGWTGLIPVHRLDKVTSGLWLLAKNPEAARVLTALFREHTIRKCYLALSDRKPHKKQGVIIGDMARTRNGQWKISLSRKAPAITRFVSRSIAPGLRLFALFPETGKTHQVRVAMKCLGSPILGDPLYANAKSRFQNVDRTYLHAYALAFSYKGIHYHFKELPQHGRLFLEPIFLQGLNSFKSLGEDFSRPWRP
- a CDS encoding TolC family protein, coding for MKSHGNATALLATLFCLLFIFSGMGTSSDPSVSLTHAAETPVEAPVGSLAHALQTALARHPKASLATSGTQAATAGYEAARAGYFPKISLSHKILKSNNPVFVFGSLLEQARFGVQHFDPAFLNDPDPMTNRRSEVFATMPVFDQLYTATRVAEGQGAQNKARLLEDWVKQEIFLGVVRGYYGVIVARDRVRVAEDAVREAEAQVRRIQSFYENGQVVRSDLLAAQVQQLEFSQQLVDAQGRYHTAQEAFQTALGRPTPPYPEPICDIPSLLMPLDSLEKYTAEALAHRPDVAMVREDLQVAQRRLREARARFLPRLDAFSSYGVSGRDWESGSSDYTLGLSLSWDLYDGRRIPGIAQARALLAGAEAQLQEAEDQVRLQVVEAYEGFLGARERLKMSQKAVEQAREALRIVKDRYTEGLTTITEVLRADTAYRRAQWMELEARYDHVIRYAELLFRTGRLRETAPFEG
- a CDS encoding efflux RND transporter periplasmic adaptor subunit, translating into MSVVDRQRLFTAFSGKFKTVLAFWVTCAVMLPACQDKPSPKVSSSEPVRLSVMTVKQEKIPSTVELSGTVRAAHVSVLSSKVFGRILSIEAREGDRVRKGQVLVRIDDRETRAGVEQAQASLRQAQYALEEAEKALRMAQAEAKAAEARRQVAQATFQRFQALLVRESVSRQEFDEIKARHESAAADAERARQAVHAMQAKREQAFSALRAAKAGLEAAQALWGYAQVTAPMDALVTLKHADVGHMATPGLPLLTVEDFSSYRLEVPVPEEILAIVHIGDIVPVLTELFQGPVQGTVVEVFPSVDPQSRSGIVKIQLPSSSTENKYPPWRTGTFARARFVTGIRETILVPISAVTSRGQLTGVYVVDDNQVCRWRLVRTGQTLENRVEILSGLQDGERIVAQIVPEVKDGTRIIAE